The following are encoded in a window of Ignavibacteriales bacterium genomic DNA:
- a CDS encoding thiamine pyrophosphate-dependent enzyme: MNEKTMTEEQHYADVIAEESICTNENLVFEKTNVLTDTPMHYCPGCGHGVAHRLIAEAIDELDIQDKTIGVAPVGCSVFMYNYMDIDMTEAPHGRASAVATGIKRVLPDKYVFSYQGDGDLAAIGTGETIHTCNRGENILIVFINNGIYGMTGGQMAPTTLVGMKTTTTPFGREVEVMGNPLKITELIAQLPGVYYCTRVAVNNPVNVRRAKKAILNGFKYQELKKGLSFIEVVSNCPSNWKMTPVDSNKWMEENMFPFYPLGDLKVPANQPAAGKGE, from the coding sequence ATGAATGAAAAAACTATGACTGAAGAACAACATTATGCAGATGTAATTGCAGAAGAGAGCATATGCACAAATGAAAATTTAGTTTTCGAAAAAACTAATGTTTTAACGGATACACCTATGCATTACTGCCCAGGTTGCGGACATGGTGTTGCTCATAGATTAATCGCTGAAGCAATTGATGAATTAGATATCCAGGATAAAACTATTGGCGTTGCACCGGTTGGCTGTTCAGTATTTATGTACAACTATATGGATATTGATATGACAGAAGCTCCTCACGGACGAGCATCTGCAGTTGCAACAGGAATAAAAAGAGTATTGCCTGATAAATATGTTTTCTCTTATCAAGGTGATGGCGATTTAGCTGCTATAGGAACGGGAGAAACTATTCATACATGTAACCGTGGTGAAAATATTCTGATAGTATTTATCAACAATGGAATTTATGGAATGACCGGCGGACAAATGGCGCCAACAACTCTGGTTGGAATGAAAACAACTACAACTCCATTCGGAAGAGAAGTTGAAGTGATGGGAAATCCATTAAAGATTACTGAATTGATCGCACAACTTCCCGGAGTATATTATTGTACTCGAGTTGCCGTAAATAATCCGGTTAATGTCCGCAGAGCAAAAAAAGCAATTCTTAATGGATTTAAATATCAAGAGTTGAAAAAAGGATTAAGTTTTATTGAAGTCGTCTCGAACTGTCCTTCGAACTGGAAAATGACTCCGGTAGATTCGAATAAATGGATGGAAGAAAATATGTTTCCTTTCTATCCGCTTGGAGATTTAAAAGTACCAGCTAACCAACCTGCGGCAGGTAAAGGAGAATAA
- the sucB gene encoding 2-oxoglutarate dehydrogenase, E2 component, dihydrolipoamide succinyltransferase: protein MKVDVVMPKMGESINEGTLLKWHKKKGDRVKKDEIIYEISTDKVDTEIPSSEDGILIDIKVFEQETVEVGTVVAVIETNGEVASVQAEEKKVEIPSTTQVGDELIDVPMPKMGESVMEGTILKWHKKVGDKVQRDEIIFEISTDKVDTEVPSPVDGTLAEILFGENSTVEVGVAVAKILSSSGIVKPKLEQKIEHEQDPVKDTPGKQEHEQEKKYINISNQRKPIVTSNRFYSPLVLSIARTEGISMSELETIPGNGIGGRLSKNDLLSYIQSGKSGSVLFSKTESDSIPATSSPKKTTGQREEIIPMDNNRQRIMHHMLNSKNTSVHVSAIIEVDMSRIYNFIEKNRDTFTNEGIKLTYMPFISFAVIKGLKEFPLMNSSIDGNNIVMKKYINLGIAVAVEPNGLIVPNIKNADEKNIRGLAKSIADIGNRARTKKLVPDDIVDGTFSITNYGVFGSLFGTPIINQPEVGILGIGAVTKKPVVIESNGIESIAIKPMMYLSLSHDHRLVDGMLGGKFLKSVKETLENFDTNLV, encoded by the coding sequence ATGAAAGTTGATGTTGTAATGCCAAAAATGGGTGAGAGTATTAACGAAGGAACGTTGTTAAAATGGCATAAAAAGAAAGGTGATAGAGTTAAGAAAGATGAGATCATATATGAAATAAGTACGGATAAAGTTGATACGGAAATTCCAAGCTCTGAAGATGGTATCTTGATCGATATTAAAGTATTTGAGCAGGAAACCGTTGAAGTTGGAACTGTTGTAGCAGTAATTGAGACCAACGGGGAAGTTGCATCCGTTCAAGCAGAAGAAAAGAAAGTTGAAATTCCATCAACGACACAAGTAGGTGATGAATTAATTGATGTACCGATGCCTAAGATGGGCGAGTCAGTAATGGAAGGAACGATTTTGAAGTGGCATAAAAAAGTTGGTGATAAAGTTCAACGAGATGAAATTATTTTTGAAATAAGTACTGATAAAGTTGATACTGAAGTTCCTTCTCCTGTAGATGGTACACTTGCAGAAATTCTTTTTGGTGAAAACTCAACAGTTGAAGTCGGAGTTGCAGTTGCAAAAATTTTATCAAGCAGTGGAATAGTTAAACCGAAACTCGAACAGAAAATAGAACATGAGCAAGATCCCGTCAAAGATACGCCGGGCAAGCAAGAGCATGAGCAAGAAAAAAAATATATAAATATTTCCAACCAAAGAAAACCGATTGTTACGTCAAACAGATTTTATTCTCCACTCGTTCTTAGCATTGCTCGTACTGAAGGGATTTCTATGAGCGAGTTAGAAACTATACCGGGCAACGGTATTGGAGGAAGATTATCTAAAAACGATCTTCTCAGTTATATCCAAAGTGGGAAGAGCGGTAGTGTTTTATTTTCTAAAACAGAATCTGATTCTATTCCCGCAACTTCATCGCCAAAAAAAACTACCGGGCAAAGAGAAGAAATTATTCCGATGGATAATAATCGGCAGAGAATCATGCATCACATGTTAAATAGCAAAAATACTTCAGTTCATGTTTCTGCTATAATTGAAGTTGATATGTCGCGCATATACAACTTCATCGAAAAAAACCGCGATACATTTACTAATGAAGGTATTAAACTTACTTATATGCCGTTCATTTCATTTGCTGTAATAAAAGGATTGAAAGAATTTCCGTTGATGAATTCTTCCATTGACGGTAATAATATTGTGATGAAGAAATATATCAATCTGGGTATAGCTGTTGCAGTTGAACCAAACGGATTGATTGTACCAAATATTAAAAATGCTGATGAAAAAAACATACGCGGACTTGCTAAATCAATTGCCGATATTGGAAACAGAGCGCGGACAAAAAAACTTGTCCCCGATGATATAGTTGACGGAACATTTTCAATTACAAACTATGGAGTATTCGGTTCTTTGTTCGGAACACCGATCATCAATCAGCCAGAAGTTGGAATTCTGGGCATCGGTGCTGTTACAAAGAAACCGGTAGTTATTGAAAGCAATGGAATTGAAAGCATTGCAATCAAACCAATGATGTATCTTTCGCTAAGTCATGATCATCGTCTTGTTGATGGAATGCTTGGTGGAAAATTTTTGAAATCAGTAAAAGAAACTTTAGAAAATTTTGATACAAATTTAGTTTAA
- the lipB gene encoding lipoyl(octanoyl) transferase LipB → MANQSTYRTFDYCDLSMIDYNQAWDLQKEIFDLRHRNEINDTLFLLEHPHTYTLGKVAEKENLISTSEQLQELEISVYEIDRGGDITYHGPGQIVGYPIINLSDWKEDTHEYLRALEEVIIQTCAEYGLSTNRNPKYTGVWLGEKKIAAIGIKVNRWITMHGFAFNVNTDLNYFSGIIPCGIKDKDVTSLQRELGTEIKLSEVKEKLVKNFQKVFGYTKFIIKEKSSYIKEFEKISS, encoded by the coding sequence TATAATCAAGCATGGGATTTGCAGAAAGAAATTTTTGATCTTCGTCATCGAAACGAAATTAACGATACACTTTTTCTGTTGGAACATCCGCATACTTACACTCTTGGAAAGGTAGCAGAGAAAGAAAATCTTATCAGTACGAGTGAGCAGTTACAAGAACTTGAAATCAGCGTTTATGAAATTGACCGAGGTGGAGATATTACTTATCATGGACCGGGACAGATAGTTGGGTATCCGATAATTAATTTAAGTGATTGGAAAGAAGATACACACGAATATTTACGCGCACTCGAAGAAGTAATAATCCAAACTTGTGCTGAGTATGGATTGAGTACAAATCGAAATCCAAAATATACTGGAGTGTGGCTTGGAGAGAAAAAAATTGCTGCGATCGGAATTAAGGTGAACAGATGGATTACAATGCACGGATTTGCTTTCAATGTGAACACTGATCTAAATTATTTCAGCGGAATAATCCCTTGCGGAATAAAAGATAAAGATGTTACTTCACTCCAACGTGAACTTGGAACAGAAATTAAATTGAGCGAAGTGAAAGAAAAACTTGTTAAGAATTTTCAAAAAGTTTTTGGTTATACTAAATTCATCATAAAAGAAAAAAGTAGTTATATAAAAGAGTTTGAAAAGATATCCTCGTGA
- the lipA gene encoding lipoyl synthase, whose translation MINQHQKKFAETIEKERPELGKRPDWLKVRLPTGQNYREVHELMRKSKLNTVCEEAKCPNLAECWNNRTATFMILGDTCTRSCGFCNIKVGIPNELDLDEPRRVAESVEALNLKHVVITSVDRDELKDGGASIFSETVRLIRERMPATTIEILIPDFKGEEESFKIILQNPPDILNHNLETVHRLYHGVRPQAKYDRSLELIRWFKNRGLRTKSGIMVGIGETKEEVVELINDLYDHGCDIMTIGQYLQPTKNHLPVHRYVTLDEFKFYKDCGLQLGLKAVESSPLVRSSYHADKHAELV comes from the coding sequence ATGATTAATCAACACCAGAAAAAATTTGCAGAAACAATTGAAAAGGAAAGACCGGAACTCGGCAAACGTCCCGATTGGTTAAAAGTCCGTTTACCAACAGGACAAAATTACAGAGAAGTTCACGAGTTGATGCGTAAATCAAAATTGAATACGGTTTGCGAAGAAGCAAAATGTCCTAATCTGGCAGAATGTTGGAATAATAGAACAGCAACATTTATGATTTTAGGTGATACATGTACACGAAGCTGCGGCTTCTGCAATATTAAAGTTGGAATACCAAACGAACTTGATCTCGATGAGCCCCGACGAGTAGCTGAATCTGTGGAAGCACTTAATCTTAAACATGTTGTTATAACTTCGGTTGATCGGGATGAACTGAAAGACGGCGGCGCTTCGATTTTTTCTGAAACTGTTAGATTGATTCGCGAAAGAATGCCGGCAACAACAATTGAAATATTAATTCCCGATTTCAAGGGTGAAGAAGAATCATTCAAAATAATTTTACAAAACCCTCCGGATATTCTTAACCATAATCTTGAAACAGTTCATCGTCTTTATCACGGTGTTCGCCCGCAAGCAAAGTATGACCGCAGTTTGGAATTGATCCGATGGTTTAAGAATCGTGGATTAAGAACAAAAAGTGGAATTATGGTTGGCATTGGCGAGACAAAAGAAGAAGTAGTTGAACTGATAAATGATCTCTACGATCATGGCTGCGATATAATGACAATCGGTCAATATCTTCAACCGACAAAAAATCATTTACCGGTTCATCGTTATGTTACTCTTGATGAGTTTAAGTTTTACAAAGATTGCGGTCTGCAGCTTGGTTTGAAAGCTGTAGAATCATCACCGCTTGTTCGGAGTTCCTATCATGCAGATAAACATGCAGAATTAGTCTGA
- a CDS encoding 3-methyl-2-oxobutanoate dehydrogenase subunit VorB produces the protein MKELKLMKGNEALAEAAILAGCDGYFGYPITPQSEILEYLTQDARKRTGMVVLQAESEVAAINMIYGAAGTGKKVMTSSSSPGISLMQEGISYIACAELPCLLVNVVRGGPGLGTIQPSQGDYFQAVKGGGHGDYKMIVLAPSTVQEMVDHVKLGFDLAFKWRNPVMILTDGALGQMMEKVQLPAQLPRSTEDPTWATVGKPKTRERNILTSLHIQPDKMQEINLHLQKKYRDIEKEEIRFEKFQCDNAEMILVAFGLVARICQKAAQLAREKGIKVGVFRPITLFPYPYNELNKLADQVKGFLTVEMNAGQMVEDVRLAVNGKVPVEFLGRMGGIIPTPEEILHKLEEKFVGEMV, from the coding sequence ATGAAAGAATTAAAATTAATGAAAGGAAATGAAGCTCTTGCTGAAGCAGCAATCCTTGCAGGCTGCGACGGATATTTTGGGTATCCCATAACACCTCAATCAGAAATTTTAGAATACTTAACACAAGATGCACGAAAGAGAACGGGGATGGTTGTTCTTCAAGCCGAAAGTGAAGTTGCAGCTATCAATATGATTTACGGTGCTGCAGGAACAGGCAAAAAAGTAATGACATCTTCATCATCACCCGGAATAAGTTTGATGCAGGAAGGAATTTCATATATCGCTTGTGCGGAACTTCCATGCTTGCTTGTTAATGTTGTGCGAGGAGGTCCGGGACTCGGAACAATCCAACCTTCACAAGGTGATTATTTTCAAGCAGTAAAAGGAGGCGGGCATGGAGATTATAAAATGATTGTTCTCGCACCATCAACTGTTCAGGAAATGGTTGACCATGTTAAATTAGGATTTGATCTTGCTTTCAAATGGAGAAATCCGGTTATGATTTTAACTGATGGTGCTCTTGGGCAAATGATGGAAAAAGTTCAACTGCCTGCACAATTACCAAGATCAACAGAAGATCCTACGTGGGCAACAGTAGGTAAACCGAAAACTCGTGAAAGAAATATTTTAACATCGCTTCATATACAGCCGGATAAAATGCAGGAAATAAATCTGCATCTGCAAAAAAAATACAGAGATATTGAAAAAGAAGAAATTAGATTTGAAAAATTTCAATGCGATAATGCAGAAATGATTTTAGTAGCATTCGGATTGGTAGCGCGCATTTGTCAGAAAGCTGCACAGCTTGCAAGAGAAAAAGGAATTAAAGTTGGTGTGTTCAGACCAATAACTTTATTCCCTTATCCATATAATGAATTGAATAAACTAGCTGATCAAGTAAAAGGATTCTTAACTGTTGAAATGAATGCAGGCCAAATGGTTGAAGATGTACGTCTTGCTGTTAACGGAAAAGTACCGGTAGAATTTCTTGGAAGAATGGGAGGAATTATTCCCACACCGGAAGAAATTTTACATAAGCTGGAAGAAAAATTTGTAGGAGAAATGGTATGA
- a CDS encoding dehydrogenase E1 component subunit alpha/beta, protein MAKEIKSEITIDKGNGSIPTGKIDSFGGMTKDELMNALRLMNLSRTMDHKVMNLLKQGKAFFHIAGAGHEATQIAFGLAMKKGTDWAFPYYRDMGLMLTLGSKPEDIFLGFLGKENDPMTGGRQMPCHWSSKEFNVPTQSSPTGTQFLQAVGAALAIRKKGINGVVYVSSGEGTTSQGEFHEAVNWASREKLPVVFVIQNNKWAISVPVKYQTAGKDSLISEMMKGFENLLRIEVDGTDFLQVNVVAQSAFKYARQGKGPVLVEAHVVRLLSHSSSDDQRKYRPDESLKEDLKKDPIDLFSNVLLKKEILTELAYDEFKKEITRHVNDAADWALKQEEPKPESAIRFVLDESGKRDRLEYEKGKIDGKQVVLVDAINHALKEEMDRNNKIYVFGEDVADGKGGVFTSTKGLSTKFGNDRVFNSPLAEASIVGVAIGMALSGLKPCVEIQFGDYIWPAFMQFRDEMVMYRYRSNNLFEAPVVTRVAVGGYIHGGLYHSQNIEGFFAHMPGLLIAYPSNAADAKGLLKTALRINDPVLFLEHKGLYRQSYASSVEPDADYLLPFGKAKVVREGNDLSIITYGAMVHESNFAVKKLEDDGYSVEIIDIRTIAPLDVDTIYKSVKKTGKAIVIHEDTLTAGFGAEIAALITENCFESLDGPVKRIGALDAPIPFAPNLEQAILPTREKIYKSLKQLLEY, encoded by the coding sequence ATGGCAAAAGAAATAAAATCAGAAATTACTATAGATAAAGGTAACGGTTCAATTCCAACCGGTAAGATTGATTCATTCGGCGGAATGACTAAAGATGAATTGATGAATGCTCTTCGTCTTATGAATCTTTCCCGCACGATGGATCATAAAGTAATGAACCTGCTTAAACAAGGTAAAGCATTTTTCCATATTGCCGGCGCAGGACATGAAGCAACACAAATCGCTTTTGGACTTGCAATGAAAAAAGGAACTGACTGGGCTTTCCCTTATTATCGAGATATGGGTTTGATGTTGACTCTTGGTTCAAAACCGGAAGATATTTTTCTTGGATTCCTTGGTAAAGAAAACGATCCGATGACAGGCGGAAGACAGATGCCGTGTCATTGGTCATCTAAAGAATTCAATGTCCCTACTCAATCCAGCCCAACTGGAACTCAGTTTTTACAAGCTGTCGGCGCTGCCCTTGCGATAAGGAAAAAAGGAATCAACGGCGTTGTTTATGTAAGCAGCGGAGAAGGAACAACATCTCAAGGTGAATTTCATGAAGCTGTTAATTGGGCCAGCCGTGAAAAACTGCCTGTTGTGTTTGTTATTCAAAATAATAAATGGGCTATTTCGGTTCCGGTTAAATATCAAACCGCAGGAAAAGATTCTTTGATAAGCGAGATGATGAAAGGTTTCGAAAATCTTTTACGAATTGAAGTTGATGGAACTGATTTTCTACAAGTTAATGTTGTTGCCCAATCGGCATTCAAATATGCACGTCAGGGTAAAGGTCCTGTTTTAGTTGAAGCACACGTAGTGAGATTACTCTCTCATTCATCTTCTGACGACCAGAGAAAATATCGTCCTGATGAATCGTTAAAAGAAGATTTGAAAAAAGATCCAATTGATCTTTTCTCAAACGTTTTATTAAAGAAAGAAATATTAACCGAGCTCGCTTATGATGAATTCAAAAAAGAAATTACGCGGCATGTAAATGATGCAGCTGATTGGGCATTGAAACAAGAAGAACCAAAACCCGAATCAGCAATAAGATTTGTTCTTGATGAATCCGGTAAACGAGATCGTCTCGAATATGAAAAAGGAAAGATTGATGGTAAACAGGTTGTATTGGTTGATGCAATTAACCACGCGTTAAAAGAAGAGATGGATCGCAACAATAAAATTTATGTTTTTGGTGAAGATGTCGCAGATGGTAAGGGCGGAGTTTTTACTTCTACAAAAGGTCTTTCAACAAAATTTGGAAACGATAGAGTTTTTAATTCACCGCTTGCAGAAGCAAGTATTGTAGGTGTTGCAATTGGTATGGCATTAAGCGGATTGAAACCATGTGTTGAAATTCAATTTGGAGATTATATCTGGCCTGCATTTATGCAGTTCCGCGATGAAATGGTGATGTATCGTTACCGCTCAAATAATTTATTTGAAGCGCCGGTAGTTACACGTGTTGCAGTCGGTGGATATATTCACGGCGGATTATATCACAGTCAAAATATTGAAGGATTTTTTGCTCACATGCCCGGATTGCTGATAGCATATCCATCAAATGCGGCTGATGCAAAAGGATTATTAAAAACTGCTCTGCGAATAAACGATCCGGTACTTTTCTTAGAACACAAAGGTTTGTACCGCCAAAGTTATGCTTCATCAGTTGAACCTGATGCTGATTATTTATTACCATTTGGGAAAGCGAAAGTAGTAAGAGAAGGAAATGATCTTTCGATAATTACTTACGGCGCAATGGTGCATGAATCTAATTTTGCTGTGAAGAAATTAGAAGATGACGGATACTCAGTAGAAATTATTGATATAAGAACAATAGCACCTCTTGATGTTGATACAATTTATAAGTCAGTAAAGAAAACAGGTAAAGCGATTGTTATTCATGAAGATACTTTAACAGCAGGATTTGGTGCTGAGATTGCAGCACTTATAACCGAGAACTGTTTTGAATCTCTTGACGGACCTGTAAAAAGGATTGGTGCTTTAGATGCGCCGATTCCCTTTGCCCCAAATTTAGAACAAGCAATTCTTCCTACAAGAGAAAAAATTTATAAATCACTTAAACAATTATTGGAATATTAA
- a CDS encoding ferredoxin family protein, with protein sequence MAKVKGDIIIDIEKCKGCELCAASCPQESLELSRKLNSKGYHYIVKIIDNCTGCINCALVCPDGVIKVYRKTEKKKANIATITNVTGDMTVTVNA encoded by the coding sequence ATGGCAAAAGTAAAAGGTGATATCATAATAGATATCGAGAAATGTAAAGGATGCGAACTTTGCGCTGCATCTTGCCCTCAAGAATCACTTGAGCTATCACGCAAATTGAACTCGAAGGGCTATCATTACATAGTTAAGATTATAGATAACTGTACCGGTTGTATAAATTGTGCTTTAGTTTGTCCTGACGGTGTAATTAAAGTATATCGTAAAACAGAAAAGAAAAAAGCAAACATTGCAACAATTACAAATGTAACCGGTGATATGACAGTAACGGTGAACGCATGA
- a CDS encoding 2-oxoacid:acceptor oxidoreductase family protein codes for MQEEIIIAGFGGQGVLSMGQILCYSGVMENKEVSWMPSYGPEMRGGTANCIAIISDQKISSPILTKFDTVIALNQPSLDKFEQAVKPGGLLIYEASTILNPPKRTDIDIIPIEAANEATKLKNSKVMNMIVLGAFLQKKPIIKMENIIEGIKKVLPERYHHLIPLNKQALEKGRQLAQNIGVTV; via the coding sequence ATGCAAGAAGAAATTATCATAGCAGGATTTGGCGGACAAGGTGTTTTATCAATGGGACAAATTCTTTGTTACAGCGGTGTAATGGAAAATAAAGAAGTAAGCTGGATGCCTTCTTACGGGCCGGAAATGCGCGGCGGAACTGCAAATTGTATTGCAATTATAAGTGATCAAAAAATCAGTTCTCCTATTCTAACAAAGTTTGATACTGTAATCGCACTCAATCAACCATCGTTAGATAAATTTGAACAAGCTGTAAAACCGGGCGGACTTTTAATTTATGAAGCAAGCACGATTTTAAATCCACCAAAGAGAACAGATATAGATATCATTCCAATTGAAGCAGCGAACGAAGCAACAAAATTGAAAAATTCTAAAGTAATGAACATGATAGTACTTGGTGCATTCCTACAGAAAAAACCAATCATCAAGATGGAAAATATTATTGAAGGGATTAAGAAAGTTCTTCCGGAAAGATATCACCATCTCATTCCACTCAACAAGCAAGCTCTTGAAAAGGGAAGACAGTTAGCTCAGAATATAGGTGTTACAGTATAA